One segment of Longimicrobium sp. DNA contains the following:
- a CDS encoding P1 family peptidase, whose translation MTRTLLTIIAILAAAPLGGQTRARDLGVPFDGTPGPLNAITDVAGLEVGHTTLISGAGRLRVGTGPVRTGVTAILPRGKRSSDPVFAAWFSLNGNGEMTGTTWLQESGLLEGPIAITNTHSVGVVRDAILQWQVRRPGLQPWGLPVVAETYGGGLNDINGFHVKPEHVLRALTGAAPGRVAEGNVGGGTGMRCHGFKGGIGSSSRRLTAEQGGYTVG comes from the coding sequence ATGACCCGCACCCTCCTTACGATCATCGCCATCCTCGCCGCGGCGCCGCTCGGCGGGCAGACACGGGCGCGCGACCTGGGGGTGCCGTTCGACGGCACGCCGGGGCCGCTGAACGCCATCACCGACGTCGCGGGGCTGGAGGTCGGGCACACGACGCTGATCTCGGGGGCGGGGCGGCTGCGGGTGGGGACGGGGCCGGTGCGCACGGGCGTGACGGCCATTCTGCCGCGCGGCAAGCGCAGCTCGGACCCCGTCTTCGCCGCCTGGTTCTCGCTCAACGGCAACGGCGAGATGACCGGCACGACGTGGCTCCAGGAGAGCGGCCTCCTCGAAGGGCCGATCGCGATCACCAACACGCACAGCGTGGGCGTGGTGCGCGACGCGATCCTCCAGTGGCAGGTGCGCCGCCCCGGGCTCCAGCCCTGGGGGCTCCCGGTCGTCGCCGAGACGTACGGCGGGGGCCTCAACGACATCAACGGCTTCCACGTGAAGCCCGAGCACGTGCTGCGGGCGCTCACCGGCGCGGCGCCCGGCCGGGTGGCCGAGGGGAACGTCGGCGGCGGGACGGGGATGCGGTGCCACGGCTTCAAGGGCGGCATCGGCTCGTCGTCGCGGCGGCTGACGGCGGAGCAGGGCGGCTACACGGTGGG
- a CDS encoding aspartate aminotransferase family protein, with translation MSDLLTAALEMPAFDYTPRPYTGPPREEVLAMRREYANPALFTLYRDPLMIVEGKMQYLFDETGRRYLDMFAGIVTVSCGHCHPRIVQRMREQMETLQHATTIYLHPGMPALAKKLASKMPPGLDVTYFVNSGSDANDLAITMARLYTGNTDVIAVRNAYHGGSPSAMGLTSHHTWKFPIPQNTGVHHAMCPDPYRAGDPQNPEEVARRAAEDVRETIRYSTPGRIAAFISEPIQGVGGATTGASNYLREAYAVVREHGGLCIADEVQTGFGRTGDHYWGFQNFGVVPDIVTMAKGIGNGAPLAAVTTTREIAATLAQRTHFNTFGGNPVSMAAGLAVLDTIDEEGLQENCRVVGGRLLAGLRELQARHPLVGDVRGMGLMLGVELVTDRATRAPAREATLRVLEEAREMGVLLGKGGLDGNVLRIKPPMCITADDADFALDVLDRALKCVSA, from the coding sequence ATGTCCGATCTGCTGACCGCCGCGCTGGAGATGCCCGCGTTCGATTACACGCCACGGCCGTACACCGGGCCCCCGCGGGAGGAGGTGCTGGCGATGCGGCGGGAGTACGCGAACCCGGCGCTGTTCACGCTGTACCGCGATCCGCTGATGATCGTAGAGGGAAAGATGCAGTACCTCTTTGACGAGACGGGGCGCCGCTACCTGGACATGTTCGCCGGCATCGTCACCGTGTCGTGCGGGCACTGCCATCCGCGCATCGTCCAGCGGATGCGGGAGCAGATGGAGACGCTCCAGCACGCCACCACCATCTACCTGCACCCGGGGATGCCGGCGCTGGCGAAGAAGCTGGCCAGCAAGATGCCGCCGGGGCTCGACGTCACCTACTTCGTCAACAGCGGGAGCGACGCGAACGACCTGGCCATCACCATGGCCCGGCTGTACACGGGGAACACGGACGTCATCGCCGTGCGCAACGCCTACCACGGCGGCTCGCCCTCGGCGATGGGGCTGACCTCGCACCACACCTGGAAGTTCCCGATCCCGCAGAACACCGGCGTGCACCACGCCATGTGCCCCGACCCCTACCGCGCCGGCGACCCGCAAAATCCGGAAGAGGTCGCGCGCCGCGCCGCCGAGGACGTCCGGGAGACGATCCGCTACTCCACCCCCGGCCGCATCGCCGCCTTCATCTCCGAGCCGATCCAGGGCGTCGGCGGCGCCACCACCGGCGCCAGCAACTACCTGCGCGAGGCGTACGCGGTTGTGCGCGAGCACGGCGGACTGTGCATCGCCGACGAGGTGCAGACCGGGTTCGGGCGCACGGGCGACCACTACTGGGGATTCCAGAACTTCGGCGTCGTCCCTGACATCGTGACGATGGCCAAGGGGATCGGCAACGGCGCCCCGCTCGCCGCCGTCACCACCACGCGCGAGATCGCGGCGACGCTGGCTCAGCGCACCCACTTCAACACCTTTGGCGGCAACCCGGTGTCGATGGCGGCCGGGCTGGCGGTGCTGGACACGATCGACGAGGAGGGGCTCCAGGAAAACTGCCGCGTCGTGGGCGGCCGCCTGCTGGCCGGCCTTCGCGAGCTCCAGGCCCGCCATCCGCTCGTCGGCGACGTGCGCGGGATGGGGCTGATGCTGGGCGTCGAGCTGGTAACCGACCGCGCCACCCGCGCTCCCGCCAGGGAGGCGACCCTCCGCGTCCTGGAAGAAGCGCGCGAGATGGGCGTCCTCCTCGGCAAGGGTGGCCTCGACGGCAACGTCCTGCGCATCAAGCCCCCCATGTGCATCACGGCAGACGATGCGGACTTCGCGCTGGACGTGCTGGATCGGGCATTGAAGTGCGTGAGTGCGTAA